From the Nitrospiria bacterium genome, the window ATGAAGGCCGCCGACATGGAGCCCTCCGCGAACAGCTCGCGGAGCATGTTGGGGATCCGGTAGGCGACGAAGAAGGCGTCGGCGGCCATGCCGGCCCCGAAGAGGCGGGCCAGGACCATGTCCCGGACGAAGCCCATGATCCGGCTGGAAAAGGTGGCGAGACCGATCAATCCGGCGGCCTTGGCGATCTGTCGGCGTTCTTGGGTCAAATATGTTGGCAGGGGCAGGGCGCGCCCTGCCCCTATTATCCCGAAGATATTATTTGTTATGTGAGGGCCTGCGGCCGTAGGCCCCTACGAAAATTTCCTTGACTGTCATAACGCCTTCATGGTACAAATCGACACCTTCGGATTCACCCGAACACAAAAAGGAGTTTAAATGGCTGATCACGCGTCCGCGATCAAACAAGCACGAAAGTCGAAAAAACGCCACACCCGGAACCAGCTTGTGGTATCCTCGCTGAGAACGCTCGTCAAGAAGATGAACGCCGCGATGGCGGCTAAAAAACTGGACGAGGCGAAGGCCCTTTTGCTCAAGGCCACCTCGGCCTTCGACCGGGCCGTCACGAAAGGCGTCCTGCACCGGAACACCGCTTCCCGCAAGATCTCCCGCCTGACATCAAAGGTAAAGAAGGGGTTGCCGACCCAGAAATCGGCGTAGCCCTTTCTGCTTTCCGGAGCACAGGTCGAACACCAGAAGCTCTAAGAGCAGTTTGGGGGAAAGGGCGCCCCCTTTGAGCCCGGCGTCCGTTTCGAGGAAACGCTGAAAGGCCCAGCGAAGGTCTTTTTCCGCATAGGCCTGGGCCGAGGCGATCACGGGCCCGGCGGCCCATTGACCCAGTCCGAACATCCGCATCAGGGCCGCATCGGAATGCCCGGCCTGCATCGCGCGTTTCACTTTCCAGACCAGCCGAAACCGGTAGCCGACCGTCGACAGGATTTTCAGCGGCGGTTCGCCTTCCTCCAGCAAGCGCGTCAGCGTCCGAAGGGAGGATGCCAGGTGGCGCCGAGACAGGGCGCCCAGCAGGTCGTACACCGAGGCCCCGCCCGAGGCGCTGCAGGCCCGCTGCACGTCCTCCAGTTCGATCGTCTCTTGTTGGTCGCTGCCGAGGACGGCCTTCGTCAGTTCATTCTGAAGCGGAAAAAGATCGCGTCCGACCCGCTCCTTCAAGAAAAGCACGGCGTCCTCCGAAATGACGCGGCCCAGGGATTTGGCCTGGGCCTTGAGCCAGGCCGTGACCTGCGCATCGGTGAGGGGCCTGGCGTCCATGACGGCGGCCTGGGCTTTCAACGCCTGAAAAAACGACCGCCGCGCATCGAACTTCGGGGCGATGCAGACGAAGCAGGTGGTCGGGGAAGGATTCTTGATATAGGCCACGAGGCGGTTGGCCTCGGCGGCCGGGAGCTGATCGGCGTTCTTGAGCAGGACCAGTCGCCGCTGGGCGAAGGCCGGGAGGCTCTCAACGGCCGTCAGGATGGCGTCAGCGGAGGACGATTCGCCGTCCAGAACGGTGTAATTAAAGTCTTTCGTCGCGGGATCGACGACGGCGCGAAGCAGCCGGTCCATGGCGGCCTGGATCAGGAATTCCTCCTCCCCGGTGAAGAGATAAACCGGGGAGACGGTTCCGCGTTCCAGCGTGTGAAGGAAGTCATGATAGCTAAACACCCCGGGACGGGAGGGCATCAAAACCCCTCCAGAACACGGTGGACGACGTTTTCGGCAAATTGCTTGCTGGCCTCCGCGACCGCGTGGTCCTCCGCCACCTGGTTCGCGGCCGTGTCGGGGTTGACGAGGTATTCCGCGACCGCCTCCATTCCGGCGTCATTCCAGAGGACCTTCTTCGTGCGGGGGGCCTCGACCGCGACCGCGGCCCGGATAATGACCCGGTACTCCAGCACCACGCTCCGGGTGCGGTCGAAGGACAGGGGCGTGAGTCCGTAGGAGACGATCGTTCCCTTCACCACGAGATCGGCCTCATCCGGATCGTTCACGACCTTCAAGCGGCTGTTCGTCAAAAACTCCTGTTTGACGGCCGCGGTCAAGGTTTGCTCCAGCGTGGACTCGAAGGTGTTGTTGTGAAAAACCGGAACGGCGATCGTCTGGATATCGGGCGGAAGCCGGTTGCTGCCGGAAAGATGGTAGCCGCAGCCGGCGGGAAGGAGGGAAAGGATCAAGGCGCCCAGTAGAAATGTCGGGGCGGGCCTGTGCGCCCGCTCTGGTTGCGGGCGGCCTCTCCGGGCCGCCCCACCG encodes:
- the rpsT gene encoding 30S ribosomal protein S20; this encodes MADHASAIKQARKSKKRHTRNQLVVSSLRTLVKKMNAAMAAKKLDEAKALLLKATSAFDRAVTKGVLHRNTASRKISRLTSKVKKGLPTQKSA
- the holA gene encoding DNA polymerase III subunit delta codes for the protein MPSRPGVFSYHDFLHTLERGTVSPVYLFTGEEEFLIQAAMDRLLRAVVDPATKDFNYTVLDGESSSADAILTAVESLPAFAQRRLVLLKNADQLPAAEANRLVAYIKNPSPTTCFVCIAPKFDARRSFFQALKAQAAVMDARPLTDAQVTAWLKAQAKSLGRVISEDAVLFLKERVGRDLFPLQNELTKAVLGSDQQETIELEDVQRACSASGGASVYDLLGALSRRHLASSLRTLTRLLEEGEPPLKILSTVGYRFRLVWKVKRAMQAGHSDAALMRMFGLGQWAAGPVIASAQAYAEKDLRWAFQRFLETDAGLKGGALSPKLLLELLVFDLCSGKQKGLRRFLGRQPLLYL
- a CDS encoding LptE family protein, which encodes MKIHGLVKQSNGGAARRGRPQPERAHRPAPTFLLGALILSLLPAGCGYHLSGSNRLPPDIQTIAVPVFHNNTFESTLEQTLTAAVKQEFLTNSRLKVVNDPDEADLVVKGTIVSYGLTPLSFDRTRSVVLEYRVIIRAAVAVEAPRTKKVLWNDAGMEAVAEYLVNPDTAANQVAEDHAVAEASKQFAENVVHRVLEGF